A region of Streptomyces deccanensis DNA encodes the following proteins:
- a CDS encoding AAA domain-containing protein yields the protein MTPAEAVLDPGAAAGRATDAILRDTLHGDARGVVVDSPPGAGKSTLVVRAALELASAGRPLMVIAQTNAQVDDLVVRLAEKDPELPVGRLHSSDSDPYDKALDALPNVRKSTKAADLAGLDVVISTAAKWAHVKGVEPWRHAIVDEAYQMRSDALLAVAGLFERALFVGDPGQLDPFAIVGSEQWAGLSYDPSASAVTTLLAHNPELPQHRLPVSWRLPASAAPLVSDAFYPFTPFRSGTDHGDRRLGFAVPSDGSGPDRVIDEAAESGWGLLELPARHTPRTDPEAVRAVAQVVRRLLDRGGAATSERSEEPVPLTADRIAVGTAHRDQAAAVRAALAELGVADVVVDTANRLQGREYDVTVVLHPLSGRPDATAFHLETGRLCVLASRHRHACIVVCRAGVTDLLDDHPSTEPVQLGVTVKFPDGWEANHAVLATLAEHRVGWAP from the coding sequence GTGACCCCCGCCGAGGCCGTGCTCGACCCCGGGGCGGCGGCCGGCCGCGCCACCGACGCCATCCTGCGCGACACGTTGCACGGCGACGCGCGCGGTGTCGTCGTCGACTCGCCGCCCGGCGCCGGGAAGTCGACGCTCGTGGTGCGCGCCGCGCTCGAACTCGCCTCCGCCGGGCGCCCGTTGATGGTCATCGCGCAGACGAACGCGCAGGTGGACGACCTGGTGGTCCGGCTCGCCGAGAAGGACCCGGAGCTCCCGGTCGGCCGGTTGCACAGCAGCGACAGCGACCCGTACGACAAGGCGCTGGACGCCCTGCCGAACGTACGGAAGTCGACGAAGGCGGCCGATCTGGCCGGGCTGGACGTGGTGATCTCCACGGCCGCGAAGTGGGCGCACGTCAAGGGCGTCGAGCCGTGGCGGCACGCGATCGTCGACGAGGCGTACCAGATGCGGTCGGACGCGCTGCTGGCCGTGGCGGGGCTGTTCGAGCGCGCGCTGTTCGTGGGTGACCCGGGGCAGCTGGACCCGTTCGCGATCGTGGGCAGCGAGCAGTGGGCGGGGCTGTCGTACGACCCGTCGGCCTCGGCGGTGACGACGCTGCTGGCCCACAACCCCGAGCTGCCGCAGCACCGGCTGCCGGTGTCGTGGCGGCTCCCGGCGTCGGCGGCGCCCCTGGTCTCCGACGCGTTCTATCCCTTCACGCCCTTCCGCAGCGGCACGGACCACGGGGACCGGCGGCTCGGGTTCGCGGTGCCGTCGGACGGCTCCGGCCCGGACCGGGTCATCGACGAGGCCGCCGAGTCGGGGTGGGGGCTGCTGGAGCTGCCGGCCCGGCACACACCTCGCACGGACCCCGAGGCGGTGCGGGCCGTGGCGCAGGTCGTACGGCGGCTCCTCGACCGGGGCGGGGCGGCGACCTCGGAGCGGTCCGAGGAGCCCGTGCCGCTGACCGCCGACCGGATCGCCGTCGGCACGGCCCATCGCGACCAGGCCGCGGCGGTGCGCGCCGCGCTGGCGGAGCTGGGCGTCGCGGACGTGGTGGTGGACACGGCGAACCGTCTGCAGGGCCGGGAGTACGACGTGACGGTCGTCCTCCATCCGCTCTCCGGGCGCCCCGACGCGACGGCGTTCCACCTGGAGACCGGGCGGCTGTGCGTCCTCGCCTCCCGGCACCGGCACGCCTGCATCGTGGTGTGCCGGGCGGGCGTCACCGACCTGCTCGACGACCATCCGTCCACCGAGCCGGTGCAGCTGGGCGTGACCGTGAAGTTCCCGGACGGCTGGGAGGCGAACCACGCGGTGCTGGCGACGCTGGCGGAGCACCGGGTGGGATGGGCGCCTTGA
- a CDS encoding zinc-dependent alcohol dehydrogenase family protein, whose protein sequence is MRATLLYGAGDVRVENVPDPVVKHPTDALVRITASCVCGSDLWPYGSHKPEDGPARMGHEFIGVVEDTGSEVTTVKRGDLVVAPFAISDNTCAFCREGLHTSCAHAQANFWDGEAEEGGQAEAIRVPLADGTLVKLPVAADSALIPSLLTLSDVFGTGHHAAVAGGVNERTRVAVIGDGAVGLLGVLSAKRLGAEQIILMGRHQARTDLGREFGATDVVSARGDEGIEAVRELTGGHGTHVVLECVGNRPAYEQAVGIVRPGGVISRVGVPQYEEAPIGFGSLFRHNIRLAGGPAPVRAYIEELMPDILDGTIEPGKVFDATTGLDGVPAGYQDMADRKSLKVLIKP, encoded by the coding sequence ATGCGCGCAACCCTCCTGTACGGCGCCGGCGACGTCCGCGTCGAGAACGTCCCCGACCCCGTCGTCAAGCACCCCACCGACGCCCTGGTCCGTATCACCGCCTCCTGCGTCTGCGGCAGCGACCTGTGGCCCTACGGCTCGCACAAGCCGGAGGACGGGCCCGCGAGGATGGGCCACGAGTTCATCGGCGTCGTCGAGGACACCGGCTCGGAGGTGACCACCGTCAAGCGCGGTGACCTGGTCGTCGCCCCCTTCGCCATCTCCGACAACACCTGCGCGTTCTGCCGCGAGGGCCTGCACACCTCCTGCGCCCACGCCCAGGCCAACTTCTGGGACGGCGAGGCGGAAGAGGGCGGCCAGGCCGAGGCGATCCGTGTCCCGCTCGCCGACGGCACCCTCGTCAAGCTGCCCGTCGCGGCGGACTCCGCCCTGATCCCGTCCCTGCTGACCCTCTCGGACGTCTTCGGCACCGGCCACCACGCCGCCGTGGCGGGCGGTGTGAACGAGCGCACCCGGGTGGCCGTGATCGGTGACGGCGCGGTCGGCCTGCTGGGGGTGCTGTCGGCCAAGCGCCTGGGCGCCGAGCAGATCATCCTGATGGGCCGTCACCAGGCGCGCACCGACCTCGGCCGTGAGTTCGGCGCCACCGATGTCGTCTCCGCCCGCGGGGACGAAGGCATCGAGGCCGTCCGTGAGCTGACCGGCGGGCACGGCACACATGTCGTCCTGGAGTGCGTCGGCAACCGGCCCGCCTACGAGCAGGCCGTCGGCATCGTCCGACCGGGCGGCGTCATCAGCCGCGTCGGCGTCCCGCAGTACGAGGAGGCACCGATCGGCTTCGGCAGCCTCTTCCGCCACAACATCCGGCTCGCCGGGGGACCGGCTCCGGTCCGCGCCTACATCGAGGAGCTGATGCCCGACATCCTCGACGGCACCATCGAGCCCGGGAAGGTCTTCGACGCCACCACCGGCCTGGACGGCGTCCCGGCCGGCTACCAGGACATGGCCGACCGCAAGAGCCTGAAGGTCCTCATCAAGCCCTGA
- a CDS encoding MFS transporter, with amino-acid sequence MSTRGATLHAPAQSRIQQPQRTPPARLPLVVHVLALGTFLMGTTEFVVAGLLPEIAGDLRVGVARTGLMITVFAVGMIVGAPLMAMLTLRLPKRLTLMLALGIFAAGHVVVALGTNFTLVLAARFLTAIATGAFWAVANVAAARAAGPAASARALGLVGAGAMLANVVGVPLGALAGQLMGWRGPFWALAVLSAASIVLIARTVPHDGGDRRAVSIRSELTALRNGRLWLVLAACATTTGGVLAAYSYISPLLTDRSAIAPGTVPLVLAGFGLGALAGSLAGGRLGDRRPHTVTIAAATGATLLLLAISLLAGYAVPTIVLVALLGFFGLGANPVLMALAVRFARQAPVLASALTVSAFNLGTAVGSWTAGLTLDSSLGATGPAAVGTAVAALTLIPTTALALLRHRH; translated from the coding sequence TTGAGTACGCGAGGAGCGACCCTCCACGCCCCCGCCCAGTCACGGATCCAACAGCCTCAGCGGACACCGCCCGCCCGGCTCCCGCTCGTCGTCCACGTGCTCGCGCTGGGCACGTTCCTGATGGGCACCACCGAGTTCGTCGTGGCCGGCCTGCTGCCCGAGATCGCGGGAGACCTGCGGGTCGGCGTCGCCCGGACCGGCCTGATGATCACCGTCTTCGCGGTCGGGATGATCGTCGGCGCCCCGCTCATGGCGATGCTCACCCTGCGGCTGCCGAAGCGGCTGACACTGATGCTCGCCCTGGGCATCTTCGCCGCAGGGCACGTCGTCGTCGCCCTCGGCACGAACTTCACGCTGGTCCTCGCGGCCCGTTTCCTGACCGCGATCGCCACCGGTGCGTTCTGGGCGGTGGCGAATGTGGCCGCGGCACGCGCCGCGGGCCCCGCGGCCAGTGCCCGTGCCCTCGGTCTCGTCGGGGCCGGAGCCATGCTCGCCAACGTCGTCGGCGTGCCGCTGGGCGCGCTCGCCGGGCAGCTCATGGGCTGGCGCGGCCCCTTCTGGGCGCTCGCCGTCCTCTCCGCGGCGTCCATCGTCCTGATCGCCCGCACCGTCCCCCACGACGGCGGCGACCGGCGGGCGGTGTCGATCCGGTCCGAGCTGACCGCGCTGCGCAACGGCCGCCTGTGGCTGGTGCTGGCGGCCTGCGCCACCACGACCGGCGGTGTCCTGGCGGCGTACTCCTACATCTCGCCCCTGCTGACCGACCGGTCGGCGATCGCGCCCGGGACCGTACCGCTGGTCCTGGCCGGCTTCGGCCTCGGCGCCCTCGCCGGTTCCCTCGCCGGAGGCCGGCTGGGCGACCGCCGCCCGCACACGGTGACCATCGCGGCCGCCACGGGAGCGACCCTCCTGCTCCTCGCGATCTCGCTGCTGGCCGGATACGCCGTCCCCACCATCGTCCTGGTCGCCCTGCTGGGCTTCTTCGGCCTCGGCGCCAACCCGGTGCTGATGGCCCTGGCCGTCCGCTTCGCACGCCAGGCCCCCGTCCTGGCCTCCGCCCTGACCGTCTCGGCATTCAACCTCGGCACCGCCGTCGGTTCCTGGACGGCCGGCCTCACCCTCGACTCGTCGCTGGGCGCCACCGGCCCCGCCGCCGTCGGCACCGCCGTCGCCGCCCTCACGCTGATCCCCACCACCGCCCTCGCACTCCTTCGACACCGCCACTGA
- a CDS encoding helix-turn-helix transcriptional regulator gives MDDRSDHRTEIRDFLVGRRAKITPERAGLPTSTRRRVPGLRREEVAVLAGVSTEWYTRLEKGHISGVSEDVLAAVARALELSEDERTYLFDLARAARPARRAPSHRRDVEVPPRTQWMLDSITMSAAFVRDGRLDVIAHNALGRALHAPMFDSRAATDGRGRPNFARYHFLDPGSRDFFVDWEGGATATVALLRAEAGREPHDRVLRELIGELSTVSADFRTLWAAHDVRLRHEGVKRLQHPEVGHLKLTYQSLDLPVSQRAVHSLNLYTAEPGSTSEERLKLLASLAATPAPTPTSEPTDRPR, from the coding sequence ATGGATGACCGAAGCGACCACCGCACCGAGATCCGGGACTTCCTGGTCGGCCGCCGCGCGAAGATCACCCCGGAGCGGGCCGGGCTGCCCACCAGCACCCGGCGCCGGGTCCCGGGGCTGCGGCGTGAGGAGGTGGCCGTGCTCGCCGGGGTGAGCACCGAGTGGTACACCCGCCTGGAGAAGGGTCACATCAGCGGCGTCTCCGAAGACGTCCTGGCCGCGGTCGCCCGAGCCCTGGAGCTGAGCGAGGACGAACGCACCTACCTGTTCGACCTGGCCCGCGCAGCCCGGCCCGCCCGGCGCGCACCGTCGCACCGCCGGGACGTCGAGGTCCCGCCGCGCACCCAGTGGATGCTCGACTCCATCACGATGTCCGCCGCCTTCGTGCGCGACGGACGCCTGGACGTCATCGCCCACAACGCGCTCGGGCGGGCCCTGCACGCACCGATGTTCGACAGCCGCGCCGCCACCGACGGACGCGGCCGTCCGAACTTCGCCCGCTACCACTTCCTCGACCCCGGCTCCCGGGACTTCTTCGTCGACTGGGAGGGCGGCGCCACCGCCACCGTCGCATTGCTGCGGGCCGAGGCCGGGCGGGAACCGCACGACCGGGTGCTGCGCGAGCTGATCGGCGAACTGTCCACCGTCAGCGCCGACTTCCGCACCCTGTGGGCCGCGCACGACGTCCGGCTGCGCCACGAGGGCGTCAAGCGGCTGCAGCACCCCGAGGTCGGCCACCTCAAGCTGACCTACCAGTCGCTGGACCTGCCCGTGTCACAGCGAGCCGTGCACAGCCTGAACCTCTACACCGCCGAACCGGGCAGCACGTCCGAGGAACGCCTCAAACTCCTCGCCAGCCTCGCGGCCACCCCCGCGCCCACCCCCACCTCCGAGCCCACCGACCGTCCGCGCTGA
- a CDS encoding bifunctional DNA primase/polymerase: MSGGVGTGRYPEDGVDGAGVTAEGAAWLASAGTYPRSTLTLWEERPTAPVVLPCGTVFDVVSVPALFGRRMLDRLWTEGPGSGPVAVYRGRVLLFASPGTAHRLPTLLEWEEWGSPGRTGAVPPLLCHGTGDAVTVPAVLAPEDSDGAGGTVPGTGGTCGSGTRDTPGVSRLGSRWLVAPDTRRPWLPGPDVLLWAAVRAARSSTSATVRVSIFPPADQGAKVYDVSRRR, encoded by the coding sequence ATGAGCGGTGGAGTGGGGACGGGCAGGTACCCGGAGGACGGGGTCGATGGCGCCGGAGTCACGGCGGAGGGCGCGGCTTGGCTCGCCTCGGCAGGAACGTATCCGCGGAGCACGCTGACCCTGTGGGAGGAACGGCCGACCGCCCCGGTGGTCCTGCCGTGCGGCACCGTCTTCGACGTCGTCAGCGTGCCCGCGCTCTTCGGGCGGCGGATGCTCGACCGGCTGTGGACCGAGGGCCCCGGCTCCGGACCGGTGGCCGTCTACCGCGGGCGCGTGCTCCTGTTCGCCTCCCCCGGCACCGCCCACCGGTTGCCCACCCTCCTGGAGTGGGAGGAGTGGGGCTCCCCCGGCCGCACCGGCGCGGTCCCGCCCCTCCTCTGCCACGGCACCGGCGACGCGGTCACCGTCCCGGCCGTGCTCGCCCCCGAGGACTCCGACGGCGCGGGCGGCACCGTCCCCGGCACCGGCGGCACATGCGGTTCCGGGACCCGCGACACCCCCGGTGTCAGCCGACTCGGCTCCCGCTGGCTCGTCGCTCCGGACACCCGGCGACCTTGGCTTCCCGGGCCCGACGTCCTGCTCTGGGCGGCCGTGCGCGCGGCCCGTTCGAGCACCTCCGCGACCGTGCGCGTATCGATTTTTCCTCCCGCCGATCAGGGTGCTAAGGTCTACGACGTCAGCAGGCGCCGCTAG
- a CDS encoding M6 family metalloprotease domain-containing protein, whose protein sequence is MQRPLPWKDLLGDRAPVLRSTAAMLTSLTALAATSLIAAPSAVPLSEPCTLRRTQAHHSEGVDTWNSAYPRPTRDLDAVLVFLSFPDAAPLTTPAELTADHFPATSEFFERASYGKFALRPHPRREWLEMPQPSTAYAIRRDWNATHRAAYIRDALATADPHVDFSRYDIVYFVADPHAPGVDSDATKVVNLQTPLEVDGADLRRVVTVFERHPPDRLVLAHETGHVFDLPDLYHRPADGKGDWDTHVGDWDLMGSQFALAPDLFAWHKWKLGWLEPRQVTCVRGTGTTRLTLEAVGAGPRGAYEGETEEVTGTGEGEGEVGHAGGGGGRVGGAGTGAGTGAGARAGAGTGAVGGGGGAAAGVAAGVRGFGAGRGTKLAVVRTGPDSALGIEARGAVGNDAAVCTQGVLVYRIRSGAESGGGPMEVLDAHPRTEACWEESVYPPLADAPVRVGESFTVPGDDVRVDVEGRTASGAWTVRITTGTTGVTGR, encoded by the coding sequence GTGCAGCGTCCGCTCCCCTGGAAAGACCTCCTGGGCGACCGGGCGCCCGTGCTGCGCAGTACAGCGGCCATGCTCACCTCCCTCACCGCGCTGGCCGCGACCTCCCTGATCGCGGCCCCTTCCGCCGTTCCGCTGTCGGAGCCGTGCACGCTGCGGCGCACCCAGGCGCACCACTCGGAGGGTGTCGACACCTGGAACTCCGCCTATCCACGGCCCACCCGCGACCTCGACGCCGTACTCGTATTCTTGTCATTCCCGGACGCGGCCCCTCTCACCACACCGGCCGAGCTGACCGCGGATCACTTTCCGGCCACCAGCGAGTTCTTCGAACGCGCGTCGTACGGCAAGTTCGCCCTCCGTCCCCATCCGCGCCGCGAGTGGCTGGAGATGCCCCAGCCGTCGACGGCGTACGCCATACGACGTGACTGGAACGCGACACATCGGGCCGCCTACATCAGGGACGCCCTCGCCACGGCCGACCCGCACGTCGACTTCTCCCGCTACGACATCGTGTACTTCGTCGCCGACCCCCACGCGCCCGGTGTCGACTCGGACGCGACGAAGGTGGTGAATCTGCAGACCCCGCTGGAGGTCGACGGCGCGGATCTGCGCCGGGTCGTCACCGTGTTCGAGCGGCATCCGCCGGACCGGCTCGTCCTCGCCCACGAGACCGGCCATGTCTTCGACCTCCCCGATCTCTACCACCGCCCCGCCGACGGCAAGGGCGACTGGGACACCCACGTCGGCGACTGGGACCTCATGGGCAGCCAGTTCGCCCTCGCCCCGGACCTGTTCGCCTGGCACAAGTGGAAGCTGGGCTGGCTGGAACCCCGCCAGGTGACGTGCGTGCGCGGCACCGGGACGACCCGGCTGACGCTGGAGGCGGTGGGGGCCGGGCCGAGAGGGGCGTACGAGGGGGAGACGGAGGAGGTCACGGGGACCGGGGAGGGCGAGGGCGAGGTGGGGCACGCGGGTGGAGGGGGCGGGCGCGTCGGGGGCGCGGGTACGGGGGCGGGTACGGGGGCCGGGGCCCGTGCGGGTGCCGGTACCGGTGCCGTCGGTGGTGGTGGCGGTGCCGCCGCCGGGGTGGCGGCCGGGGTGCGGGGCTTCGGTGCCGGCCGGGGTACGAAGTTGGCGGTCGTCCGTACGGGGCCCGACAGCGCGCTCGGGATCGAGGCGCGGGGCGCGGTCGGGAACGACGCGGCCGTCTGCACACAGGGCGTCCTCGTGTACCGCATCCGCAGCGGGGCCGAGTCCGGCGGCGGCCCCATGGAGGTCCTGGACGCCCACCCGCGCACCGAGGCCTGCTGGGAGGAGTCCGTCTACCCGCCCCTCGCGGACGCGCCGGTGCGCGTGGGCGAGAGCTTCACGGTGCCGGGGGACGACGTGCGGGTGGATGTGGAGGGGCGTACGGCGTCCGGGGCGTGGACCGTGCGGATCACGACGGGCACGACGGGCGTGACGGGGCGGTGA
- a CDS encoding putative bifunctional diguanylate cyclase/phosphodiesterase, giving the protein MSGTSQGPAPAADLLRPAITERHANASVQSSEAPQQPQSPQSPQPPQPTQSSEESPTTPAAFSLAPLAMAVVDRDGLVVTANGAMGTLLGTGSEPLVGRVAADLVDLTSDTRTWHAYREVLRGRQARLRCTRRLKQPDGTWLWVQVSVAPLPEEERAVLLSVTDISANRQLQARLRHLQMHDPVTRLPNRTLFFEQLSAALEREAYDEAGTGRIGLVYLDLDGFKAVNDTLGHRVGDRLLTAVAERLTRCADEAARLRTAGTAAGAPLVARLGGDEFALLVEDSTGTEQLADLADSVLKALQAPFDLAGQRLSVSASIGVVERQSASTTATGLMQAADTTLYWAKADGKARWTLFDPERNAHRMTRQALSSTLRAAVGRGEFVLEYQPLVGMAEGEVRGVEALVRWHHPQFGLLTPNRFISLAEEDGSIVQLGRWILATACRQARRWQIDHPERAPIFVSVNVAVRQVWDSDLVADVAEILAETGLAPHLLQLELTESALMGSAGRPLQALKALSDMGVRIAIDDFGTGYSNLAYLSRLPVSVLKLDGAFVRGFQYEDGEEDGGPGGAGAAATAGEVGDAGQPNPADEIIVEALVQLAHRLGLSVTAEGVETDAQASRLRRLGCDTGQGWLYSRAVSPERIAELLGAAACPQA; this is encoded by the coding sequence GTGAGCGGAACGTCCCAAGGGCCGGCGCCCGCGGCAGATCTCCTCCGGCCGGCGATTACAGAGCGTCACGCCAATGCGTCAGTTCAGTCGTCTGAGGCGCCCCAGCAACCTCAGTCGCCCCAGTCACCTCAGCCACCTCAGCCGACACAGTCGTCGGAGGAGAGCCCCACGACCCCCGCCGCGTTCTCCCTCGCGCCGCTCGCCATGGCCGTCGTCGACCGGGACGGGCTGGTCGTCACGGCCAACGGGGCGATGGGGACCCTGCTGGGGACGGGCTCCGAGCCGCTCGTGGGCCGGGTCGCCGCCGACCTGGTGGACCTGACCTCGGACACCCGCACCTGGCACGCGTACCGCGAGGTGCTGCGCGGGCGGCAGGCCCGGCTGCGCTGTACACGACGGCTGAAACAGCCGGACGGGACCTGGCTGTGGGTCCAGGTCTCGGTGGCACCGCTGCCCGAGGAGGAGCGGGCGGTCCTGCTCTCGGTCACCGACATCAGCGCGAACCGTCAGCTTCAGGCCAGGCTCCGTCATCTGCAGATGCACGACCCGGTGACCCGCCTCCCCAACCGCACCCTGTTCTTCGAACAGCTCTCCGCCGCCCTCGAACGGGAGGCGTACGACGAGGCCGGCACCGGCCGCATCGGCCTGGTCTACCTGGACCTGGACGGGTTCAAGGCGGTCAACGACACCCTCGGACACCGCGTCGGCGACCGGCTCCTCACGGCCGTCGCCGAGCGGCTCACCCGCTGCGCCGACGAGGCCGCGCGGCTCCGCACGGCGGGAACGGCGGCCGGGGCACCGCTGGTGGCCAGACTCGGCGGTGACGAGTTCGCGCTGTTGGTCGAGGACTCCACCGGCACGGAGCAACTCGCCGATCTCGCCGACTCGGTCCTCAAGGCGCTCCAGGCGCCCTTCGACCTGGCCGGGCAGCGACTGTCCGTCTCCGCCTCGATCGGGGTCGTCGAACGGCAGTCGGCGAGCACGACGGCGACGGGGCTGATGCAGGCCGCCGACACCACGCTGTACTGGGCGAAGGCCGACGGCAAGGCCCGCTGGACGCTGTTCGACCCCGAGCGCAACGCCCACCGGATGACCCGTCAGGCCCTGTCGTCCACGCTGCGGGCGGCCGTCGGACGCGGCGAGTTCGTGCTCGAGTACCAGCCGCTGGTGGGCATGGCGGAGGGCGAGGTGCGCGGGGTCGAGGCGCTGGTGCGCTGGCATCACCCGCAGTTCGGCCTGTTGACGCCGAATCGGTTCATCTCACTGGCCGAGGAGGACGGCTCGATCGTCCAGCTCGGACGGTGGATTCTGGCCACCGCCTGCCGGCAGGCCCGTCGCTGGCAGATCGACCACCCCGAGCGGGCCCCGATCTTCGTCAGCGTGAACGTCGCCGTCCGCCAGGTCTGGGACTCCGACCTGGTCGCCGATGTCGCCGAGATCCTCGCGGAGACCGGCCTCGCCCCGCACCTGCTGCAGCTGGAACTCACCGAGTCCGCGCTGATGGGCTCCGCCGGCCGCCCCCTCCAGGCGCTCAAGGCCCTGAGCGACATGGGCGTCCGCATCGCCATCGACGACTTCGGCACCGGGTACTCCAACCTGGCGTACCTCAGCCGGCTGCCGGTGTCGGTGCTGAAGCTGGACGGGGCGTTCGTCCGGGGGTTCCAGTACGAGGACGGGGAGGAGGACGGGGGTCCGGGCGGAGCCGGGGCCGCCGCCACCGCCGGCGAGGTCGGGGACGCCGGGCAGCCCAACCCCGCCGACGAGATCATCGTCGAGGCCCTCGTGCAGCTCGCCCACCGGCTCGGGCTGTCCGTCACGGCGGAGGGCGTGGAGACCGACGCGCAGGCCTCGCGGCTGCGCCGGCTCGGCTGCGACACCGGGCAGGGCTGGCTGTACTCCCGCGCGGTGTCGCCGGAACGGATCGCGGAACTGCTGGGGGCCGCGGCCTGCCCTCAGGCCTGA
- a CDS encoding LLM class flavin-dependent oxidoreductase: MTTAEIRGETKGTAQFPLSVLDLVTVGAGRTATDALRTSVTLARQTEQRGFHRYWVAEHHSMPGVASSSPAVILAHLAAHTTRIRLGSGGVMLPNHAPLVIAEQFGTLEAMAPGRVDLGLGRAPGTDGATAAALRRSARLNEGADDFPEQLAELTRFLDDDFPDGHPYRRIHAVPGPIQSTSPGGVQSPHRPPIWLLGSSGFSARLAGSLGLPFAFAHHFSARNTIPALDLYRESFRPSAVLDAPYALIGVSALAADEEKEARRQVRAAALNMVRLRTGRPGLVPTPEEAEAYAFSVVEQDFIDSWNADVVHGTVDEVRTRLDDLHKRTGADELMLTTHAHSADVRLRSYDLIADAYDLPRLPPAEGAPQA; encoded by the coding sequence GTGACCACAGCCGAGATACGAGGCGAAACCAAGGGCACAGCCCAGTTCCCCCTCTCCGTCCTCGACCTGGTCACCGTCGGCGCCGGCCGCACCGCCACAGACGCCCTCCGCACCAGCGTCACCCTCGCCCGCCAGACCGAACAACGCGGATTCCACCGCTACTGGGTCGCCGAACACCACTCCATGCCCGGCGTGGCCTCCTCCTCCCCGGCCGTGATCCTCGCCCACCTCGCCGCCCACACCACCCGCATCCGCCTCGGCTCGGGCGGCGTGATGCTCCCCAACCACGCCCCCCTGGTCATCGCGGAGCAGTTCGGCACGCTCGAAGCCATGGCCCCCGGCCGCGTCGACCTCGGCCTCGGCCGCGCCCCCGGCACGGACGGCGCCACCGCCGCCGCCCTCCGCCGCTCGGCCCGCCTCAACGAGGGCGCCGACGACTTCCCCGAGCAGCTCGCGGAGCTGACCCGCTTCCTGGACGACGACTTCCCCGACGGCCACCCCTACCGCCGTATCCACGCGGTCCCGGGCCCGATCCAGAGCACCTCACCCGGCGGTGTCCAGTCCCCGCACCGCCCCCCGATCTGGCTGCTCGGCTCCTCCGGCTTCAGCGCCCGCCTGGCCGGCTCCCTCGGCCTCCCCTTCGCCTTCGCCCACCACTTCTCCGCGCGCAACACGATCCCCGCGCTCGACCTGTACCGCGAGTCGTTCCGCCCCTCGGCGGTCCTGGACGCCCCGTACGCGCTGATCGGCGTCTCCGCCCTCGCCGCCGACGAGGAGAAGGAGGCCCGCCGCCAGGTCAGGGCCGCCGCGCTCAACATGGTCCGGCTGCGCACCGGCCGCCCCGGTCTCGTCCCGACACCGGAGGAGGCGGAGGCGTACGCGTTCAGCGTGGTCGAACAGGACTTCATCGATTCCTGGAACGCGGATGTCGTCCACGGCACCGTCGACGAGGTCCGCACCCGCCTCGACGACCTCCACAAGCGCACGGGCGCCGACGAGTTGATGCTCACCACTCACGCCCACAGCGCCGACGTACGCCTGCGCTCGTACGACCTCATCGCGGACGCCTACGACCTGCCGCGCCTTCCTCCCGCGGAGGGCGCCCCTCAGGCCTGA
- a CDS encoding decarboxylase produces the protein MTALGFLYPGHSAEDDYPRMEQLLGSDIRVDVVHTDIGEDAHRVDALREMGAPERLAAGCEALRLSGAEAVVWACTSGSFVHGYEGAQDQVRALAHAAGLPASSTSFAFAHAAREIGATRVAVAATYPDDVARLFVDFLATAGIEVLSVRGAGIITAAEVGTWGLDETLTLARAADHPDANALLLPDTALHTASHIPTLEKELAKPVLTANQVTLWEALRLADRRVNAPELGTLFTREPIVQV, from the coding sequence ATGACCGCACTCGGTTTCCTCTACCCGGGCCACTCCGCCGAGGACGACTATCCGCGCATGGAGCAACTGCTCGGCAGCGACATCCGGGTGGACGTGGTGCACACCGACATCGGCGAGGACGCCCACCGCGTGGACGCCCTGCGCGAGATGGGCGCCCCCGAACGGCTGGCCGCCGGCTGCGAGGCCCTCCGTCTGTCCGGCGCGGAGGCCGTCGTCTGGGCCTGCACCAGCGGCAGCTTCGTCCACGGCTACGAGGGCGCCCAGGACCAGGTCCGCGCCCTCGCCCACGCCGCCGGGCTGCCCGCCTCCTCCACGTCCTTCGCGTTCGCCCACGCGGCGCGCGAGATCGGCGCCACCCGGGTCGCGGTGGCCGCGACCTACCCCGACGACGTGGCCCGCCTCTTCGTCGACTTCCTGGCGACGGCCGGCATCGAGGTCCTCTCCGTCCGGGGCGCCGGCATCATCACGGCGGCGGAGGTCGGCACCTGGGGCCTCGACGAGACCCTCACCCTCGCCCGCGCCGCCGACCACCCGGACGCGAACGCCCTCCTCCTCCCCGACACGGCCCTCCACACCGCCTCCCACATCCCCACCCTGGAAAAGGAACTGGCCAAACCGGTCCTCACCGCCAACCAGGTAACGCTGTGGGAGGCCCTGAGGCTGGCCGACAGGAGGGTCAACGCTCCGGAACTCGGCACCCTGTTCACACGAGAGCCGATCGTGCAGGTATGA